Genomic segment of Dromiciops gliroides isolate mDroGli1 chromosome 3, mDroGli1.pri, whole genome shotgun sequence:
GACCAAGATAAGGAGGGGGCTAACAGACAGGGGCAGAAGAGGAAGTGATGGGGGCAGGGTTTAGACAAAGGCTATATGGACCAAGAGGAGAGTCGGGCAAGTAATAAAAAGTGAACAGAGATGCAAGGTGGGGGGAGGTGAATGtgggacagagaaaaagaatagaTAGGAAGTCAGgacaggggggagggaagggacaaaGATAAAAAAGGTGGACAGATGGGGGAAGAGATAAAGTTTAGACAGATGGGGAGCTAGGGAGGCAGCAGACCAAAGACTAAGAGAGGCGATGGTcaaggagggacagagaaaatagATGGGGAGAGAGATAGGAGGAAACAGACAGGAGAGGGGGGTTAGGGGTGGCAAAAGAGAAGACAGATAAAGGATGGGGGAGTGGACAAAAGGGATGGGCAAGATGGTGAGGGACAGACAGGGACACTGAAAGGGAAGAACCAAGATGGGGAGACTGTCGGGGGAACGGCAGGGACAGCAGAGAGGGATGACCGAAGACCGAGATGGGGGATGGACAGACTGGGAGAGAGGCAAgcagagagagagcgagagagagaagaGTGTGCAGATGGGAGACAGGAGACAGGACTGAGGGCTGCTGAACCCGAGAGGGACAGAAGGGCAGGATCGCGGGGGGCGCTCACCTTGTCCTTATTCCTGCCGAGTCCTAGGGGGCATTCGGGGCGGGCGGGGAGAGCCCATTGGGGAGAGCAGAGGGGAGACACCCCCCAGCCCGGTCCCCCACGTTCTGGGAGATGCCACAGGacctgggggaggaaggaaaagggagcctCAGCCCGGCTCTGCTCTCACGCTGCAGCCGCGGACGGGGAGGAACCTTTTCCTCCGCAGCGCTTCTCGGCCCGCCACCTCTCTAACCTCCGCCGGGATACCGAGTGCCCTGCACCCCCAATCAGCCTGCAGCCCGCGGCCCCCTTCCTGGGATCGGGCTCGGGGACTCCATTTCCCAGCAGGCCCCAGGGCGCTGGGCCAGGCGAATGGGGGCAGTTCGGCCCCGGGGCCTGCTGGGAAATAGAGTCCGCACTGCCCAGGGCTGCCTCGCCGGGCTTGGGAgcctgggctggggctggggacCGGGCTAGGAGGCTGCAAGCGAGAGGAACACCTGGGCTCTGGAGGCTGTGCGGGCCCGCGGCCCTTGGGGGATCCTGGACGCCCGGGGGCTGGAGgcgcctgcccctcccccaggtaGGGGGGAAGCCCCGGGAGCGGACGGccccagccccctcctcccctccggAACCTGGCCCTGGCCCCGGCAGGGCCTGCGGGGGGCGGCGCAGGGACACTCACCCGGAGCCGGAGCCGCCACCGCCGCAGCAGCCGCCGCCGCAGCCCCGGCccggctccgccccccccccccagcccgcAGGTTGCCGgctccgccccccgccccccgccccccgctcCAGCCCCCAGGCCGGGGATCGGACCCAGGCATCCGAACGCACACTGGCCTTTCCCTAACTCCTGGCCCctcttccccgcccccaccccccaccccagggtcTCAGGTGTCCTGGCCTCCAGCTCTTCTCCCCTAAGGGAGCAAGGTGTCTTCCTGCTTTAGGGATTCCAGGAGTCCTCGAACTAAACCGTCCGCGCTCAGGGATCCAGGCCTCTGAGCCTACCCTTAAACCCGAGGCATCCAGACATCAGCCATACCCTCCCTTCgatgcccccccccacacacacacacactctctgaGGACTCGGgtaattaattcaattcaataaatcgcctactgtgtgccaagcactgtcccAAGTGCTGAAAATATGAAGCCAGGctattcctgctctcaaagagctcacatttttcTGGGACCCAGacacttctttcccctcctcctcctctcacttAAGGACTCAGGCCTGGCCCACCAGCCCAGCCCTTCCCATCTCATCCTGAATTTTGAGGACTCCCAGTCCACGAGCCCTGAGAGACCTGGGGTGGAGGCTGGAGACTAGAGAGGAGGGAAGATAGGAAGCCAGGGAGttagactgggggaggggtgagTGCACTAATTTGGCTGCTCTGAGGGCTTGCCACCCTGTCCATCTTTAGTCCTCTTGGAGGGCTTCACTTTCTTCACCTGTCCTAAGGGAATGATCAACCTGTCCCAAATTCCCCAGGACTCTACTGAGGATCAGATAGGTGTGACTCTATGGAGCTTTAAGGTAGAAAACTTTCCTCTCCACCTCCTGCCCCCCAAGgcctgggagagagggagatagtGCAGAATAATtgctctccccattttacaaatgagaacactgggggcagctagatggcacagtggatagagcactggccctggagtcaggagtacctgagttcaaatccagcctcagacacttaacacttactagctgtgtgaccctgggcaagtcacttaaccccaattgcctcactaaaacaaaacaaaacaaaaaaacaaatgagaacacTGAGAATCATGAGGGTCatggtaagtgacttgttcagggtcacaaagctggtaagtgtcagaacagggactggaacccaggtcttcctaacttcatgactgacacatagacacacactcAGAGACCCAGAGACCCAATATGCAGAGAAATCCAGAGAGACAAACACAGGGAGACTCATAGGTGCATAGAGACAATTGAagatacatttatatatgcagaGACCAATACACAGAGAGGCACTAACTCATAGGGAAACTCAGCTACACTAAGAGAGAAACACACAGTGATGGAAATTCAGAGACTTGCTTAGACACacaaacaccgcccccccccaccatggAGGCATGCCCACTCAgaagtgtacacagtaacagagaGACattcagaaacacacacacacacacatccaaggACCTGGCTCAGCTGAGACAAATGCTGCTAATCCTAAAAGCATATACATGGACACACCCTGAAATTCAGATGAACTCAGACAGTCTCAGACAGActgtgtctcacacacacacacacacacacacacacacacacacacacacacacaccagtgcaCTGGTGTCCAGGATGTCTGGGTTGTCCTTGGAACTCTGACATAATTCCTGTACTTGGAGGGAAAATGCTGAGTCGAGAGATTGTGTCACAAGTTGGGCAGGGActataaggaaaaagaaacagtgaCAAGAGTAAGGGACAAGAcaggaatacagagacaaagagacatgtccaaagaatcagagagacagggagagagactgagCCCCAGATaatgagactgagagacagagaaccAAGGAAAGACTCAGGGTAGAGAATTCTCCATATCCCCGAGATGGTGAATGAAGAGGCAGACACAGAACCCCATACACTGACCtagtgaggagggagggggggagggagagagggagagacacacacacacacacacacacacacacacacacacacacacacagaagagagggggaaggagagagtgagagggaggggaggagagggaaagggtggggagagactaTATAGAAAGAGATATATGTatggagaggaggaaaaagttaagaaagaaaacaatagaagtCAGAAAGGAAGACAGTTTATaggatggtggaggagagagtgagtgagagagagagagagagaaacagagagagagagagagagagagaggagagagagagggagagagagagagggagagagagagagaggagagagagagaggggggagagagagagaggggggagagagaggagagagagagagagagagagagagagagagagagagagagagaaacacagagagagagagaggagagagagagtgagtgagagacagagagacagggagagagagagacagacagacagagagagagagagagacagagagagagagagagagagagagagagagagagagagagaagggaaagggccAGGAGGggtcacagagacagacacacacagagcaccagagagagagagtgagacagacacagaaagccacagaggcacagagatgtgTATAAAAACTGAGAGACACAATCAAAAAGTCAGAGACAAAGGGCTGTCGAAGGCCCCAGGATTGGCTGGCAAGGGAAAAGTAAAAGCAAGAGCCCCACACCAGGCTCAAAGAATGAACTGGGCAGAATCagagattcacacacacacacacacacacacacacacacacacacacccttccagGGATAACTGTATAGAGAACCCAACATGGAGACACAGAAGCTCGGGACGGCGGGGTAAGACTGAGGTAGAGAGACTGAGGGGGAGAGGCTGAGACCCAGAAAATCGAGAGAAGAACACAAAGAAGAGGTGAGCTGAAGAGATCCAGGGACTGGGAGTAGGAAGCCCAGACAGAGGCCAGAGAAAGCCTGAGAGGACGATGAGAGTCCTACTATCCCACGAGTTGTGACTCCCACAGAAACCTGAGCCCAGCCAGCCCAGAGGGTCTGAGATCAGTCTTCGGGAAAGAGAGGCTTTCACCTCTGGCTGTTTCTTTCCCGACTGGATGCTGAATCTGGACTCCCAGTTCCCACCCAGCCTTTGGGGGCAGCACCAGAGAGGGCTGACTTAGGGACCTGGCTCCACTTCAGGGGCTCAGACAACCTATTCCCCAGTCCCTAGCTTCCCTTTGGGACCCAGGTATCCAGGCActccagctgcccctccccctccatagAATCCACTTTCTGTTTGaatcttttctgtttgtttatttctgaGTGAGATGGGAGTGATGGGAGAGAGACTggggagagacaaagaggcaTGGGAAGAGATGGAGTAACatagagagagatgaggagagatggggaaagatggagagatgagaaaagatgGGGGAAAGAGGGGCTAGAcgtgaagagaggagagagaaatagatggaGAGACTGAAAGAGTCGAagatgaagggagaaagggagagagaaataggaagaagatggggagagaagatggaaaggtggagggaagaaaatgggggggggaatgacATATGGGAGAGATGAGGGTCTCAACTGAGTCTGAGTGAGGCAGGAGAGCCAATGCCCCATGCAGATTCCCATTCAGGGGTGCCCCTAGGGGGCTGCACTGTCCCTGTCCCTCTGTTGGCCCGAGAAATGGGCATGTGGTTAGGTCCCGGGAGGATTGGTTGTCAGGGCCAGTGCCCCCCATGACCTCCCTTGCCTCACCACTTTATCCACAGATGCagcagccaccaccaccaccgatGCCTgcacaacagcagcagcagcagcagcaacaacaacagcagcagcagcagcagcagcaggaaggTGAGTCATGAGGCTCTAGGACTGGCAACAGGATTAGGGTGGGAGTAGGAGGGTGGGGCAGAACCGGTCCAGGAGGGGCCCCCCAGCTTTGGCTCCATCTTTAGGAGCAGGGACGATGCTCATGGACCTGGAGACCCCAGAAGAGGTGCAGGCCCGGAGCCTGGGCAGAACAGTCAAATCCTCGTGAGTCTGAGGGCCTCTGACCTTAATCTTGGGATCTCCGTATCTGGCCTTACCTTTGGCTTCCCAGTCCCTGACATCTGCCTCAACACTTGACCAGACTTGACCTCCCACTTTTGACTCTTGACCTTTtctgcccccatccccttccaCTCAACTTCCCAGGAAGCTTCAGGTTCGTCAGATCCTAGCGGAGTATGAGGCCTTGGACCGGGAGCTCCCCTGTATCCGAAAGttccccagcccacccccagcccagccccTCTGCTTGTGCATGGAGACTGCGGTGAGCCCGCCCTCTGATTCCCAACGACCCCTCCCATCCCCTGCTGGCTACCAGAGCCCGAGGGGGGCCCATCTTGAACCCCTGCCTTCTAGAGCTCGAGCTGTAGTCAATGAAGGGGGCGTGGCCTCTGACAGCCACGCCCCATGAAGGGAGCTTGTGCCCAACTTGGGCTCTAGATTGGGGGCCTTCCTCCCAATCCTAGCCGGAGTATGACTTCACCCACCTGGACTTGCTGGATGCCCTGGAGGCTGAGGTGCCAGGCGCCCTAGAGAGCGGGCGAGTGAGCAGCATCCGCTACGAGAACATGAATGTCATCTGTGGGACAGCTGGGCGCAAGGACCGGTGAGCCGCCCAACTCAGCCCTGGGGACCCATGGGAAATATAGGGACGTGGAAAACGACTTTCAGACCGACTGACTGACTGGAGAAACGGAGTGACCCCAAAATTGAGTATGAGCACGGGGCGACCCTGGGACAGACCAGGGGTGTGGGGAGTGACCCCCCCCATTGACCAAAGACACAGGGAGTGACGCTATGCCTGAAGGGGAACCCAGGGAATAACTCTACGACTGAGGAGGGACATGAGTGACCCTGGGACAGACCAGGGGCATGAGGAGTGACCCCCCCCATTGACCAAAGACACAGGGAATGAATGGCTGAAGCACTGGGCCGTGGCCCTCTGATGGAGTGACCACCAATGGAGGACACAGGGTGACCGTTGACTGACACCATACAAGGGGATCATAGGCTTCTAATATCCTTGGGATCAGATCCGTCATCCTGCCCGacccctcatgttacagatgagaggcagaaagctgtgaCCCCTTGCTGACTTTCTAGGGAATGATGACCGCTCGAGTGGGACACAGGGACACAGGGACAGGCCAGGAATGCAGGGAGTGAGCCTCCGTTTAAGCCTATAGGGAATGCATGACACTGTtaactagtgtgtgtgtgtgggggggagggcggTGCAGAGTGACCACCAGCTCATGAACACAAGGAACAGGAGGCCTAGGGAGTGACCCTGTGCCCGAGGAGGGACATGTGGAATGACCTTGGGACAAAGGAGACACTAGGAGGACGCCGGGAGCACAACTCATCCTCGTGGCGCTTAGAGATCCGGGAGCTTCgagatgggggagagggggcCGTGTGACGTCATCCCGGgctggggggggcagttaggggaAGGACCCCCGGGAGGGGAGAGTGGGCGGTGcaagtcagagagagacaggcGGGAGTGGGGCGAAGGCTGGTACGGCTCGTTCTTGAGACCGGGAAACCGAGTCATGCGCCTAGGCGCGGCTTCCGGGTGCTCCGAGCCCACGGCTGACATGGGCACGCGGAGGTGGGGCGGGGCCGCTCCGGCAGCCACACCCTCTCGCCGCAGGTGGCTCATCACCGTCACGGACTTCCAGACCCGCTCCCGCCTGCTGCGCTCGGGGCTCCGCCCCCGCGGGATCCTCCACCCACTAGCGCGCCACGACGAACTCCTGCTCGGAGACTACCGCCTGCACCTGCGCCGAGCCCTGGCCCGACGGCGCATGCTCGAGGCCCTGGGGGCAGGGCCCACTGAGGAAGACTGAGGGCGGAGTGACGCCTGCGCACCAGCCCCGCGGGCCCCTCGCCTGGAGGAGTGGGCTGGCGGGACGGGGTGGGGCTTCAGGGGGCGGGGCCTGCCTAGAAAGGAGGCGGTGCTGGCTCGAGGGGAGGGTGGATACTGTGAGTTTAATTATAAAGAATGACCCGGTACAAAAAGCCATTTCTTTGCAAAatcggggagggggaggggacaccCCCATCTATTCctgcctcccctgcccctccccagacCGTGGCCTCGGCTCGGACGCCTGGGTCCCGACCCCGGCCCGGGAGGGGCGTGGAAAGAACCGGGCCTGGGACGTGGAGAGCCTCGAGCCCTCCACCCCGTCCTGGCCGCGAGGGACGAGGCTGAGGTCCGGTGAGGTCgggctacttgcccagggtcgaacaGCTCGCGAGTGGCAGAATCCGCCTTCTTACTGCGCGGCTGCTTTCttgcccccgcccccgcccccccccaggaACCCAGGCgtcctgcccccccccgcccctcccccctccccccaccctttggAAGACAATTCTTCGGGGTTTGATTTGagctttttttgtgggtttttgttttttttttctttgtttcacctCCCCCCGCGCTCGgaccctcccccgcccccctcccatcccaccctgggtctctctcccctccctccccctccctgaccCCGCCCCCTTCCGCGGTGCCCATCCGGAATGAACAAGCCCTTGATAGACGAACACCGCGGGGTCCccgggggtgggggagaacaaCGGACGACGGACATGAGGGAGGGAGGACGGATTCCCtcacccccttctcccccctccccccaaccctcccaCAAGATAACCCGCAGATCCCTGACGTGGTGAGGGGGAAGAGGGCTGGGAGCCCCCCCCACCCATGGACGGAGCAGCCCCCCGGGAATTTGGGGGGTAGCAGAAGGGAGGGTGGGCTTAGagtgagggggaagaaagggagctCCCTTCTTTGGCAGCTGAACGTGTGTGTGGGGAAGCTTAGAGGGGCTGTCCTTCCCCCCATATGGAAGTGGGAGAGGGGTCCCTAGGGTAAGGAGAGGGGcgacttcaattccccctccccAGGGGTCTGTGAGGGAGCTGGTAGTGGGAAGGGAGCTTTtgggtaaatggggggggggagaaagagggtaGGCCATGctagaagggggggagggagagaaaccaTCATGcaagagac
This window contains:
- the LOC122748449 gene encoding basic proline-rich protein-like, which codes for MGRLSGERQGQQRGMTEDRDGGWTDWERAADGEEPFPPQRFSARHLSNLRRDTECPAPPISLQPAAPFLGSGSGTPFPSRPQGAGPGEWGQFGPGACWEIESALPRAASPGLGAWAGAGDRARRLQARGTPGLWRLCGPAALGGSWTPGGWRRLPLPQVGGKPRERTAPAPSSPPEPGPGPGRACGGRRRDTHPEPEPPPPQQPPPQPRPGSAPPPQPAGCRLRPPPPAPRSSPQAGDRTQASERTLAFP
- the C3H19orf81 gene encoding putative uncharacterized protein C19orf81 homolog codes for the protein MQQPPPPPMPAQQQQQQQQQQQQQQQQQQEGAGTMLMDLETPEEVQARSLGRTVKSSKLQVRQILAEYEALDRELPCIRKFPSPPPAQPLCLCMETAPEYDFTHLDLLDALEAEVPGALESGRVSSIRYENMNVICGTAGRKDRWLITVTDFQTRSRLLRSGLRPRGILHPLARHDELLLGDYRLHLRRALARRRMLEALGAGPTEED